Genomic window (Armatimonadota bacterium):
CTAGGGACGTTGGTAACTTAGAAATTAACCCCGCAGGGCACAGCTAACTATCCTGCTATAATTGCGAACCGCGACAAGCGGAAAGAAGCCAAATGGACGACATTGAACTTGAATCGACAGGCCAGATCCTGCTGACGGCCGAAGGCCACGCTCGCCTCAAGAACGAGCTTCAACGCCTCTCCGTGGACAAGCGGGCGGAGATCGCTGAGCGCATCCGGGACAGCAAGGATCGGGGCGAGTTCAGCGAGGATAACAGCGAGCTCGAAGAGGTGAAGATCGAGCAGGCCATGGTAGAAAACCGGATCAACGAACTCAAGGCGATGTTTGCGAACGCGGCCATTATCAATAA
Coding sequences:
- a CDS encoding transcription elongation factor GreA, with amino-acid sequence MDDIELESTGQILLTAEGHARLKNELQRLSVDKRAEIAERIRDSKDRGEFSEDNSELEEVKIEQAMVENRINELKAMFANAAIINKRKVSTKEVGLGARVTVKDKRRRIEFEVRIVASVEANPDEDLISDESPLGRALLGKAVGDIVRYSAPAGDLRYEITNIRR